Part of the Candidatus Obscuribacterales bacterium genome is shown below.
TTACAGCTATGAGCTTTATCATGATCTGAAGCATCCGAAGTTGTTCTATCTGGGCTCGGACATTTCTCACCTTTCGATGGGTGTCGCAATGTTTGTAATGACCACGTGGCCGATGGCATTGATGCCCAACATGGATCATTCAATGTCCAGCACAACGTCGAACGCTACGCCTGCTATGATGTGCAAAGCTGAATCAGGCTTACCAGGAGACATCCAATGACATCACACAAGGATCCGGTCTGCGGCATGACCGTAGAACCTCAATCAGCAAAGGCCCAAGTTGAACACTTGGGCCAGGTGTATTATTTCTGCTACGTCGGCTGTGCTGAGAAATTCAAGGCGGATCCGTCTGCCTATCTTGATCCAAATCGCAAGGAAAAGCTCGCAAAAGCTGCTGCAAATTCAGGTAGCGGCTACACCTGCCCGATGCATCCGGAAGTAGTAAGCGACAAACCCGCAGACTGTCCCTTGTGCGGCATGAGCTTGGAAGCAATGATGCCTGGTGACGATGAGGCAGCAAAAGCCGAAGTAGTGGAAATAAAAAAACGCCTCTTCGTAAGCGCCGCACTTGCAATTCCAATTTTTGCTCTGAGCATGTCACACATGCTCGGCATAAATATCATTGATCATGCTGCAAACAACTGGTTGCAATTTGCACTGACAACACCTGTTGTTTTGTGGGCAGCGCAGCCGTTTATTCACCGCGGCTGGCAGTCAATGAAAAACAAAGCACTGAATATGTTTACGCTATTGAGTCTGGGAATAGTCATTCCCTATCTCTACAGCGTCTATTCTCTGTTGGCGCAAGCTCCAATACTTTATTTCGAATCAGCCGCAGTAATTACAACACTTGCCTGGTTCGGACAGTTACTGGAAGCAAAAGCAAGAGTGCAAAGCGCAAGCGCCGTGAAAGAGCTTGTTTCACTCATGCCATCGGAAGCAACCGTCGTCTTGCCTGACGGCAGCCCCCTGGTGATGCAACTGGATCAAATTCCCATTGGTGCTGAAGTTCGCATCAAGCCCGGCGAGCGAATTCCCGTGGACGGCAAAGTGCTGGAAGGCGAAAGCTATGTCGACGAAAGCATGCTTACAGGCGAACCAAAACCTGAACCGAAATCTGCCGGGACACTGGTATCAGCAGGCACACTTAACGGCAACGGCAGTCTGCTTGTAGAAGTTCAACACATCGGCAACGACACCTTGCTTGCACAGATAATTGCCTTAGTCAGCGAAGCCCTGCGCAGCAAGCTGCCAGTGCAAAAGCTGGTCGACAAAGTAGCGTCTATCTTTGTACCATTGGTAATTGCAATTGCGGTACTTACATTTGTCGGCTGGGTAGCCAACGGCATGCCTGCCGTGCAAGCAATGACAATGGCTGTTGCAGTTCTAGTAATTGCCTGCCCCTGCGCACTCGGACTGGCTACACCAATGTCCGTCATTGTCGCAGCCGGACGCGCCGCCAAAGCTGGTGTGCTTTTCAAAGACGCTAGCTCGCTGGAAGCTTTGTCGCACATCAACACTCTCGTCATAGACAAAACAGGCACGCTTACCGAAGGCAAGATGAGTCTCAAAGAAATTGCAACCATGGGAACAATTGAAGAGAATCAACTGCTTGCGCTGGCTGCGGCCCTTGAAGCACACAGCGAACACCCGCTGGCTAATGCAGTGCTTACCGAGCAGCAACAACGCAATGGCGCAGTGCTCGCCTGTGATAACTTCAAAATCTTTGCAGGAGAAGGTGTAAGCGGCATCGTCAACGGACAGGAGATCAAGGTAGGCAGCAAGTCCTTCGCCGGTACTGATACAGAAGACAAATCGGAATCCGACAAGACGGAAATATTCATCAGAGTAGACGGAAAGTGTCAGGGAAAACTACACTTTACCGACAAACTACGCCCGGATGCAGTCCAGTCCATCAAGACCCTGCAGAAGAATGGTATCACCGTCGTGCTTGCCACGGGAGACAAAGAAGGACCAGCAAAAGCAATTGCTGCCGAGGTTGACATTACGGACATACGCTGGGGTCTCATGCCTGCCGACAAGGGAAATCTTGTCAAAGAATTGCAAGGCAAGGGATTGGTTGTAGCAATGGCCGGCGACGGCATTAACGATGCACCAGCGCTAGCTCAAGCAAATATCGGCATCGCCATGGCAACAGGCACAGGTGTAGCCGTTAGCAGTGCTGGAATTGTTCTGCTCAACAGCGACATTGCCGGCATCGTGCGCGCGCACAAAGTAAGCAAAGCAATGCTCGCCAACATAGCTGAGAATCTATTTCTGGCATTCGGCTACAACGCCCTTGCCATACCTGCTGCTGCTGGTCTCTTGCTACCACTTACCGGTATCGCTTTAAATCCAATGGTAGCCGCTGCCGCCATGT
Proteins encoded:
- the cadA gene encoding cadmium-translocating P-type ATPase — its product is MTSHKDPVCGMTVEPQSAKAQVEHLGQVYYFCYVGCAEKFKADPSAYLDPNRKEKLAKAAANSGSGYTCPMHPEVVSDKPADCPLCGMSLEAMMPGDDEAAKAEVVEIKKRLFVSAALAIPIFALSMSHMLGINIIDHAANNWLQFALTTPVVLWAAQPFIHRGWQSMKNKALNMFTLLSLGIVIPYLYSVYSLLAQAPILYFESAAVITTLAWFGQLLEAKARVQSASAVKELVSLMPSEATVVLPDGSPLVMQLDQIPIGAEVRIKPGERIPVDGKVLEGESYVDESMLTGEPKPEPKSAGTLVSAGTLNGNGSLLVEVQHIGNDTLLAQIIALVSEALRSKLPVQKLVDKVASIFVPLVIAIAVLTFVGWVANGMPAVQAMTMAVAVLVIACPCALGLATPMSVIVAAGRAAKAGVLFKDASSLEALSHINTLVIDKTGTLTEGKMSLKEIATMGTIEENQLLALAAALEAHSEHPLANAVLTEQQQRNGAVLACDNFKIFAGEGVSGIVNGQEIKVGSKSFAGTDTEDKSESDKTEIFIRVDGKCQGKLHFTDKLRPDAVQSIKTLQKNGITVVLATGDKEGPAKAIAAEVDITDIRWGLMPADKGNLVKELQGKGLVVAMAGDGINDAPALAQANIGIAMATGTGVAVSSAGIVLLNSDIAGIVRAHKVSKAMLANIAENLFLAFGYNALAIPAAAGLLLPLTGIALNPMVAAAAMSLSSVSVIANALRLRGLKL